One genomic segment of Pseudomonas sp. p1(2021b) includes these proteins:
- a CDS encoding DUF3182 family protein: MPRPRDPKTAVVLLDTREHTPDHEHAVHLKLLDYLARLLGIGKATPDQHPGSDDRYYYLPTETLVDPQRYRPLGIVDEHDLFGGLVTHPFMATKAISHPLLTGASFPSGWTDAFARDARDALLRGYTVFSKTDARQAAALLLREGPIRVKPVLACAGRGQEVVEHAEDLEPLLAQMDDATLGLVGLVLEENLDDVETYSVGQACVGDQVCSYYGTQRLTCDHQGTEVYGGSDLVVVRGGYTSLLQLPLEEHLRLAINQAMTYERAAQRHFPGFIASRRNYDIARGRDHRQRLRSGVLEQSWRLGGASSAEILALQAFADDPALQRVHASSHEVFGLSELPADATLFYQGNDSELGQLSKYARIRHHDHPE; the protein is encoded by the coding sequence ATGCCCCGACCCCGTGATCCGAAGACCGCCGTCGTACTGCTCGATACCCGCGAGCACACGCCCGACCACGAGCACGCGGTCCATCTCAAGCTCCTCGATTACCTGGCGCGCCTGCTCGGCATTGGCAAGGCCACGCCTGACCAGCACCCTGGTAGCGACGATCGCTACTACTACCTACCGACCGAAACCCTGGTCGACCCGCAGCGCTACCGCCCCCTGGGGATCGTGGACGAGCACGACCTGTTCGGCGGCCTGGTCACGCACCCCTTCATGGCCACCAAGGCCATTTCCCACCCTCTGCTAACCGGGGCGAGCTTCCCATCAGGTTGGACCGATGCCTTCGCCCGCGACGCCCGCGACGCCCTGTTGCGCGGCTACACGGTGTTCAGCAAGACCGATGCCCGGCAGGCTGCGGCCTTGCTCCTGCGCGAGGGGCCGATCCGGGTCAAGCCAGTGCTGGCCTGCGCCGGGCGGGGGCAGGAGGTGGTCGAGCACGCCGAGGACCTGGAGCCATTGCTGGCGCAGATGGACGACGCAACACTGGGGCTTGTCGGGCTCGTGCTGGAAGAGAACCTGGACGACGTCGAGACCTATAGCGTGGGCCAGGCCTGCGTCGGCGACCAGGTGTGCAGCTACTATGGCACCCAGCGCCTGACCTGCGATCATCAGGGCACCGAGGTCTATGGCGGTTCTGACCTGGTCGTGGTGCGAGGCGGCTATACGTCCCTGCTGCAGCTACCGCTTGAAGAACACCTGCGCCTGGCCATCAACCAGGCCATGACTTATGAACGCGCCGCGCAACGGCACTTTCCTGGCTTCATCGCTTCCCGCCGCAACTATGACATCGCCCGCGGCCGAGATCACCGGCAGCGCCTGCGCAGCGGGGTGCTGGAACAGTCCTGGCGCCTGGGTGGGGCCAGCAGCGCCGAGATCCTGGCCCTGCAGGCCTTCGCCGACGACCCGGCCCTGCAACGGGTGCATGCCTCGAGCCATGAAGTCTTCGGCCTTTCCGAACTGCCTGCCGACGCCACACTTTTCTACCAGGGAAACGACAGTGAACTCGGACAACTCAGCAAGTATGCACGGATACGCCACCATGACCATCCAGAGTGA
- a CDS encoding antibiotic biosynthesis monooxygenase, with translation MAAQPTTLWFTQMIEYEVPTIRQQALAEALVVRSEALAARCEGLLAVSIQASDDGSRVLQYLQWQSRQAWAAAADCFVEEPFLDLLCQHQARGINFAAYQTLRSLVRGADGELQCQVGEPQAYQGA, from the coding sequence ATGGCGGCCCAGCCCACGACCTTATGGTTCACCCAGATGATCGAATACGAAGTGCCAACGATCCGGCAGCAGGCGCTGGCCGAGGCCTTGGTGGTGCGCAGCGAAGCGTTGGCGGCGCGTTGCGAGGGGCTGCTGGCGGTCAGTATCCAGGCCAGCGACGATGGCAGTCGAGTATTGCAGTACCTGCAATGGCAATCACGCCAGGCGTGGGCTGCGGCGGCAGATTGCTTCGTGGAGGAGCCGTTCCTCGACTTGCTGTGCCAGCACCAGGCGCGGGGCATCAATTTCGCTGCCTACCAGACCCTGCGCAGCCTTGTGCGAGGCGCCGATGGCGAGTTGCAGTGCCAGGTGGGCGAGCCTCAGGCGTACCAGGGAGCGTAA
- a CDS encoding helix-turn-helix domain-containing protein, which produces MHKDSSHRASVLQHVSQNVRQLRSVAGLSQTALAERSGVSRRMLVAIEAGEKNVSLTTLDLIAEALGVAFSTLIQAPDRRDPSRINELAWAGEHAGSKAILLGSSPARREVELWEWTLAPGESYASEADAEGWSEQIYVAAGCLTLVIEGRKLRLQAGEFHVFPSNCRYVYRNDASEPTRFVRNVVI; this is translated from the coding sequence GTGCACAAAGATTCTTCGCACCGGGCATCGGTGCTGCAACATGTCAGCCAGAACGTTCGCCAGTTACGCAGCGTTGCCGGGCTGAGCCAGACGGCACTGGCCGAGCGCTCTGGGGTCAGCCGGCGAATGTTGGTAGCCATCGAGGCGGGCGAAAAGAATGTCAGCCTCACCACCCTCGACCTGATCGCCGAAGCCCTGGGTGTGGCGTTCAGCACGCTCATCCAGGCTCCCGACCGACGTGACCCCAGCCGTATAAACGAGCTGGCCTGGGCCGGCGAGCATGCCGGGAGCAAGGCCATCCTGCTGGGCAGCAGTCCGGCCCGGCGTGAGGTCGAGCTCTGGGAGTGGACCCTGGCGCCGGGCGAATCCTACGCCAGCGAAGCCGACGCCGAGGGTTGGAGCGAGCAGATCTACGTGGCTGCCGGCTGCCTGACGCTGGTCATCGAAGGGCGTAAGCTGCGCTTGCAGGCGGGCGAGTTCCATGTATTCCCCAGCAACTGCCGGTACGTGTACCGCAACGATGCCAGCGAGCCCACGCGGTTCGTGCGCAACGTGGTGATCTGA
- a CDS encoding DMT family transporter, giving the protein MSQPSLPTQSAVSLRLSKAELVLVFITMLWGGTFLLVHNVMTVSGPMFFVGLRFAAAAVFVGLVSARSLPGLTFTELKAGMLIGVSIMLGYGLQTMGLQTISSSQSAFITALYVPFVPLLQWLVLGRRPGLMPSLGICLAFVGLVLLAGPNGGTLHFSEGELVTLVSAVAIAGEIILISRYAGQVDVRRVTVVQLATASALAFLMIVPTQEALPGFSWLLLCSALGLGAMSAVIQVAMNWAQKSVSPTRATLIYAGEPVWAGVVGRIAGERLPGVALLGGLLIVIAVVVSELKIRRASQAPVVQEREEHPEREPGL; this is encoded by the coding sequence ATGAGCCAGCCCAGCCTGCCCACCCAATCCGCCGTCTCCTTGCGTCTGAGCAAGGCGGAACTGGTGCTGGTATTCATCACCATGCTCTGGGGTGGCACCTTCCTGCTGGTGCACAATGTCATGACCGTCAGTGGCCCGATGTTCTTCGTCGGTCTGCGCTTTGCCGCGGCCGCCGTGTTCGTCGGCCTGGTGTCGGCCCGCTCGCTGCCGGGGCTGACCTTCACGGAGCTCAAGGCCGGCATGCTCATCGGTGTGTCGATCATGCTCGGCTATGGTTTGCAGACCATGGGCCTGCAAACCATCAGCAGCAGCCAGTCGGCCTTCATCACGGCCCTCTACGTGCCCTTCGTACCCCTGTTGCAATGGCTGGTACTCGGCCGTCGCCCCGGCCTGATGCCAAGCCTTGGCATCTGCCTGGCGTTCGTCGGGCTGGTGCTGTTGGCCGGCCCGAACGGTGGCACCTTGCATTTCAGCGAAGGCGAGCTGGTCACCCTGGTCAGTGCCGTGGCGATCGCTGGCGAAATCATTCTCATCAGCCGCTATGCCGGCCAGGTCGATGTGCGCCGGGTCACCGTGGTGCAACTGGCGACCGCCTCGGCCCTGGCCTTCCTGATGATCGTTCCGACCCAGGAAGCCCTGCCGGGCTTCTCCTGGCTGCTGCTTTGCAGCGCCCTTGGCCTGGGGGCGATGAGCGCAGTGATCCAGGTGGCGATGAACTGGGCGCAGAAATCCGTTTCGCCCACGCGAGCCACCCTCATCTATGCCGGCGAGCCGGTCTGGGCGGGCGTCGTCGGCCGCATCGCCGGCGAGCGCCTACCGGGCGTCGCGCTGCTAGGAGGCCTGCTGATCGTGATTGCCGTAGTGGTCAGCGAACTGAAGATCCGCCGCGCCAGCCAGGCCCCAGTGGTACAGGAACGCGAAGAGCATCCAGAGCGCGAACCGGGCCTGTGA
- the soxR gene encoding redox-sensitive transcriptional activator SoxR: MPGKTPSCEEKLLSVGQLAARSGVAVTALHFYETKGLIHSIRNAGNQRRYPRATLRRVAVIKMAQRLGIALADIAQALDTLPRDHTPSAEDWGRLSARWRDDLSRRIDELILLRDQLDGCIGCGCLSLKECPLRNHHDRLAEQGPGPHPPAH; encoded by the coding sequence ATGCCAGGCAAAACGCCCTCTTGCGAAGAAAAGCTGCTGAGCGTCGGCCAACTGGCCGCACGCAGCGGCGTTGCCGTCACGGCGCTGCATTTCTACGAGACCAAGGGGTTGATCCACAGTATCCGCAATGCGGGCAACCAGCGCCGCTATCCCAGGGCCACGCTGCGCCGGGTGGCGGTGATCAAGATGGCCCAGCGCCTGGGCATCGCCCTGGCCGACATCGCCCAGGCCCTGGACACCCTGCCCAGGGACCACACGCCCAGCGCCGAAGACTGGGGCCGGCTATCGGCGCGCTGGCGTGACGACCTCAGCCGGCGGATCGACGAACTGATCTTGCTGCGCGATCAGCTGGACGGCTGCATCGGCTGCGGCTGCCTGTCGTTGAAGGAATGCCCCCTGCGCAATCATCACGACCGCCTGGCCGAGCAGGGCCCCGGCCCGCATCCACCCGCCCATTAG
- a CDS encoding aminopeptidase P family protein has protein sequence MNSQSPIQQSVQARLARVREVMANDGLDALLVPSADPHLSEYLPGHWQGRQWLSGFHGSVGTLVVTAGFAGLWADSRYWEQAQHELAGSGIELMKLLPGQPGALEWLGEHIKPQGTVAVDGAVMALASARLLEERLRAKEARLRTDLDVLGKVWDDRPALPGNAVYQHLPPHASVNRAQKLVELRRTLVERGADWHFLATLDDIAWLFNLRGSDVSYNPVFVSFALIGQEQATLFVGLDKVDEHLRQVLAADGIEVRDYADVGQALGRIAPGSRLLVDPARVTCGLLGHLDGRVQLVEGANPTTLSKSRKSEDDLVHIRRVMEHDGAALCEFIAWFEANLGKETITELTIDERLTAARARRPDFVSLSFSTIAAFNANGAMPHYRATEQSHAVIEGDGLLLIDSGGQYLGGTTDITRMVPVGTPSLEQRQDCTRVLKGMIALSRARFPRGILSPLLDAIARAPIWADQVDYGHGTGHGVGYFMNVHEGPQVIAYQAATLPQTAMQVGMISSIEPGTYRPGAWGVRIENLVVNREVGKNAFGDFLAFETLTLCPIDTRCLLPELLGQEEIQWLNAYHATVRERLAPLLQGEALAWLEARTAPI, from the coding sequence ATGAACAGTCAGTCCCCGATTCAGCAAAGCGTGCAGGCCCGCCTGGCACGTGTGCGCGAGGTGATGGCCAACGACGGGCTGGATGCCCTCCTGGTGCCCTCGGCCGATCCCCACTTGTCCGAATACCTGCCGGGGCACTGGCAGGGGCGGCAATGGCTGTCCGGCTTCCATGGGTCGGTGGGCACCCTGGTAGTGACGGCGGGCTTTGCCGGGCTCTGGGCCGACAGCCGCTATTGGGAGCAAGCGCAGCACGAACTCGCCGGCAGTGGCATCGAACTCATGAAGCTGCTGCCTGGGCAGCCCGGAGCGCTGGAATGGCTTGGCGAACATATCAAGCCCCAGGGCACGGTTGCCGTCGATGGTGCGGTCATGGCCCTGGCGTCCGCCCGGCTGTTGGAGGAGCGCCTCAGGGCGAAGGAGGCGCGGCTGCGCACCGACTTGGACGTGCTGGGCAAGGTGTGGGATGACCGGCCGGCACTACCGGGCAATGCGGTCTACCAGCACCTGCCACCCCATGCCAGCGTCAACCGTGCGCAGAAGCTCGTCGAGTTGCGTCGCACGCTGGTTGAGCGAGGCGCTGATTGGCATTTCCTCGCCACTCTCGATGACATCGCTTGGCTGTTCAACTTGCGGGGCAGTGATGTCTCCTACAACCCGGTGTTCGTTTCCTTCGCACTGATCGGGCAGGAACAAGCGACCCTGTTCGTTGGGCTGGACAAGGTCGATGAGCATCTGCGACAGGTATTGGCGGCAGATGGCATCGAGGTTCGCGATTATGCCGATGTGGGCCAGGCCCTGGGCAGGATCGCGCCGGGCAGCCGCCTGCTGGTGGATCCGGCGCGCGTCACCTGTGGTTTGCTGGGGCACTTGGATGGGCGCGTGCAATTGGTCGAGGGCGCCAACCCCACCACCTTGAGCAAATCGCGCAAGAGCGAGGATGACTTGGTGCATATCCGCCGGGTCATGGAGCACGATGGCGCCGCGTTATGCGAATTCATCGCCTGGTTCGAGGCGAACCTGGGCAAGGAAACCATCACCGAGCTGACCATCGACGAGCGGTTGACCGCAGCCCGGGCGCGTCGGCCGGATTTCGTGTCGCTGAGCTTTTCCACCATCGCGGCGTTCAATGCCAATGGCGCCATGCCGCATTATCGGGCGACCGAACAATCCCATGCGGTGATCGAGGGCGATGGCTTGCTGTTGATCGACTCGGGTGGCCAATACCTGGGCGGTACCACTGATATCACGCGGATGGTACCGGTCGGCACGCCGAGCCTCGAGCAACGCCAGGACTGCACGCGGGTGCTCAAGGGCATGATCGCGTTGTCGCGGGCCAGGTTCCCGCGAGGCATTCTTTCGCCCCTGCTCGACGCCATCGCCCGCGCGCCGATCTGGGCGGATCAGGTCGACTATGGCCATGGCACCGGTCATGGCGTGGGGTACTTCATGAATGTACACGAAGGGCCCCAGGTCATTGCCTATCAGGCTGCAACATTGCCGCAGACGGCGATGCAGGTGGGCATGATCAGTTCGATCGAGCCAGGCACCTACAGGCCGGGAGCCTGGGGCGTACGTATCGAGAACCTGGTGGTCAACCGGGAAGTTGGCAAGAACGCCTTTGGCGATTTCCTGGCGTTCGAGACCCTGACCCTTTGTCCGATCGACACGCGCTGCCTGTTGCCCGAGCTGTTGGGGCAGGAGGAGATCCAGTGGCTCAACGCCTACCATGCGACCGTGCGTGAGCGGTTGGCGCCTTTGCTCCAAGGAGAGGCGCTGGCCTGGCTGGAGGCCCGAACGGCGCCTATTTAA
- the rhtA gene encoding threonine/homoserine exporter RhtA translates to MNNQPRSLAATLFPIGLLLIAMASIQSGASLAKSMFPAVGAQGTTALRLVFASIIMLLLLRPWRARMNAATLRSVVIYGLALGGMNLLFYMSVRTVPLGIAVALEFTGPLAVAILASRRVVDFLWIGLAIIGLLLLIPVGQSGQAVDLVGAAYALGAGVCWALYILYGQRAGAEHGIQTAALGVLVAALFVAPIGIAHAGSALLAPALIPVALGVAVLSTALPYSLEMVALTRMPARTFGTLMSIEPVFAALSGLLFLGEVLSLSQWLAILAIITASVGATLSMRKETPTAVAAD, encoded by the coding sequence ATGAACAACCAGCCTCGCAGTCTGGCCGCCACGCTGTTTCCCATCGGCCTGCTGCTGATCGCCATGGCCTCGATCCAGTCAGGAGCCTCCCTGGCCAAAAGCATGTTTCCCGCTGTCGGAGCCCAAGGCACCACCGCCCTTCGCCTGGTATTCGCCAGCATCATCATGTTGCTATTGCTGCGTCCATGGCGTGCACGGATGAATGCCGCCACGCTACGCAGCGTCGTCATCTATGGCCTGGCACTGGGCGGTATGAACCTGCTCTTCTATATGTCCGTGCGTACCGTCCCGCTGGGTATCGCCGTGGCACTGGAATTCACCGGGCCACTGGCCGTCGCGATCCTGGCCTCGCGACGGGTGGTGGACTTCCTATGGATCGGCTTGGCGATCATCGGGTTGCTGCTGTTGATTCCTGTCGGCCAATCCGGCCAGGCCGTCGACCTGGTTGGCGCAGCCTACGCGCTAGGAGCGGGGGTGTGCTGGGCACTGTATATCCTCTATGGCCAACGCGCCGGTGCAGAACACGGCATCCAGACGGCCGCCCTGGGCGTGCTGGTGGCAGCGCTGTTCGTCGCGCCTATCGGCATCGCGCATGCCGGCAGTGCATTGCTCGCACCGGCCCTGATTCCGGTGGCCCTGGGCGTCGCAGTGCTCTCCACCGCCCTCCCCTACAGCCTGGAGATGGTCGCCCTGACCCGCATGCCCGCCCGCACATTCGGTACCCTGATGAGCATCGAGCCCGTATTCGCTGCGCTTTCAGGGTTGTTGTTCCTGGGGGAAGTCCTATCCCTTTCCCAATGGCTCGCCATCCTGGCGATTATCACCGCTTCCGTCGGGGCGACCTTGTCGATGCGCAAGGAGACCCCGACAGCCGTAGCGGCGGATTGA
- a CDS encoding GlxA family transcriptional regulator, with translation MTAKTDSPATLEIGVLVYPGAQGAAVHGLTDLFTVANRVAAELGEGSLPRLRVSHWQVDDEGQLQAIHDSLAQPRHALRALVIPPSLESAPAPALLERHRTALCQWHGQGTVLASVCIGVFFIAASGLLDGRAASTHWNYAQALGERYPKVRVEANQPLLDDGDIVTSAGLMAWTELGLRLLERFLGATLARETARYLAVEPLASALPGARFSPRLDHGDEAVLKVQHWLQGNGAQEADLASMALCAGLEPRTFLRRFRAATGLRPTEYCQQVRVVRACRLLEFTRRSVDQIAWGVGYQDPGAFRKVFQRIVGSTPSDYRRRFIAQP, from the coding sequence ATGACGGCAAAAACTGACAGCCCCGCTACCCTGGAAATCGGTGTTCTGGTCTATCCAGGGGCGCAAGGCGCCGCCGTGCACGGCCTGACGGACCTGTTCACGGTGGCCAACCGGGTCGCCGCCGAGCTGGGCGAAGGCAGCCTGCCACGCCTGCGTGTCAGCCATTGGCAGGTCGACGATGAAGGGCAGTTGCAGGCCATCCATGACAGCCTGGCGCAACCTCGCCATGCGCTGCGTGCCCTGGTGATCCCGCCGAGCCTGGAGTCGGCACCGGCCCCTGCGTTGCTCGAGCGTCACCGTACTGCCCTGTGCCAATGGCATGGGCAGGGCACCGTGCTCGCTTCGGTGTGCATCGGGGTGTTCTTCATTGCCGCCAGCGGCCTGCTCGATGGGCGAGCGGCGAGCACCCACTGGAACTATGCGCAGGCATTGGGCGAGCGCTACCCCAAGGTGCGGGTGGAGGCCAACCAGCCGCTGCTCGATGACGGCGACATCGTGACATCGGCCGGCTTGATGGCCTGGACCGAGCTTGGCCTGCGCTTGCTGGAGCGTTTCCTCGGTGCGACCCTGGCCCGGGAAACTGCCCGTTACCTGGCCGTGGAGCCGTTGGCCAGCGCTTTGCCGGGCGCGCGTTTCAGCCCGCGGTTGGACCATGGTGACGAAGCGGTGCTCAAGGTCCAGCATTGGCTACAGGGCAACGGGGCGCAAGAGGCCGACCTGGCCAGCATGGCGTTATGCGCCGGCCTCGAGCCGCGGACCTTCCTGCGCCGCTTCCGCGCGGCCACCGGGCTGCGGCCGACCGAGTACTGCCAACAGGTGCGCGTGGTGCGGGCCTGCCGGTTGCTGGAGTTTACTCGACGCAGCGTGGACCAGATCGCCTGGGGCGTGGGCTACCAAGACCCGGGCGCGTTTCGCAAGGTGTTCCAGCGTATCGTCGGGTCGACCCCCAGCGATTACCGGCGACGCTTCATCGCCCAGCCCTGA
- a CDS encoding cysteine hydrolase family protein has translation MSKQALIIIDIQNDYFPGGKWTLDGADSAADNAARLLDAARSRGDLVVHVRHEFESADAPFFTPGSEGAQIHHKVAPASGEAVVTKHQVNAFRDTNLKALLDQHDVRTLTIVGSMSHMCIDAATRAAADHGYQVAVAHDACATLPLDFAGKQVPAAQVQAASMAALAFAYARVESTEQLLAEYRR, from the coding sequence ATGAGCAAGCAGGCCCTGATCATCATCGACATCCAGAACGACTACTTCCCCGGCGGCAAGTGGACCCTCGACGGTGCCGACAGCGCCGCCGACAACGCGGCTCGCCTGCTGGACGCGGCCCGCAGCCGGGGCGACCTGGTGGTACACGTGCGCCATGAATTCGAAAGCGCCGACGCGCCATTCTTCACGCCGGGCTCGGAGGGTGCGCAGATCCATCACAAGGTAGCGCCGGCCAGCGGCGAAGCCGTGGTCACCAAGCACCAGGTCAATGCGTTTCGCGATACCAACCTCAAGGCCCTGCTGGACCAACATGACGTCCGGACCCTGACCATCGTCGGCAGCATGAGCCACATGTGCATCGACGCGGCCACCCGCGCGGCGGCCGACCATGGCTATCAAGTGGCAGTAGCCCACGATGCGTGCGCGACCCTGCCCTTGGACTTCGCCGGCAAGCAGGTCCCCGCAGCGCAGGTCCAGGCGGCCTCCATGGCGGCGCTGGCCTTCGCCTATGCCCGGGTCGAGAGCACCGAGCAATTGCTCGCCGAATACCGCCGCTAA
- a CDS encoding alpha/beta hydrolase family protein, whose protein sequence is MTIQSESVELQVEDDRIAGTVVSPGSKMPGILFVHGWGGSQQRDLARARNITGLGCVCMTFDLRGHEKTESQRLTVTRRQNLGDVLAAYDRLANHPAVDPGAIAVIGSSYGGYLATLLTTQRPVKWLALRVPALYWDDDWETPKQALDRQRLNSYRQRILGPADNRALAACAEFGGDVLLVESENDDYVPHNTLMSYRSAFVAAHSLTHRIVDGADHALSSEECQKAYSAMLASWIEEMVIGARLDRYPHYAPWYA, encoded by the coding sequence ATGACCATCCAGAGTGAATCAGTCGAGCTGCAGGTCGAGGACGACCGGATCGCCGGCACCGTGGTCAGCCCAGGCAGCAAGATGCCGGGCATTCTCTTCGTCCACGGTTGGGGCGGCAGCCAGCAACGCGACCTGGCCCGGGCACGCAACATCACCGGGCTTGGCTGCGTATGCATGACCTTCGACTTGCGCGGCCACGAAAAGACCGAAAGCCAGCGCCTGACCGTCACCCGCCGACAGAACCTGGGCGACGTGCTGGCCGCCTACGACCGGCTGGCCAACCACCCCGCCGTGGACCCGGGCGCCATTGCCGTGATCGGCAGCAGCTATGGCGGCTACCTGGCGACCTTGCTGACGACCCAGAGGCCTGTCAAATGGCTGGCCCTGCGGGTGCCGGCGTTGTATTGGGACGATGACTGGGAAACGCCCAAGCAGGCCCTGGATCGGCAGCGCCTGAACAGCTATCGCCAGCGTATCCTGGGCCCTGCCGATAATCGGGCCCTGGCCGCCTGTGCCGAGTTCGGCGGTGACGTGCTGCTGGTCGAGTCCGAAAACGACGACTATGTGCCGCACAATACGCTGATGAGCTATCGCTCGGCGTTCGTCGCGGCCCACTCGCTGACCCACCGTATCGTCGACGGCGCCGACCATGCCCTTTCCAGCGAGGAATGCCAGAAGGCCTACAGCGCCATGCTCGCGTCCTGGATCGAGGAGATGGTCATAGGCGCACGCCTGGACCGCTACCCGCATTACGCTCCCTGGTACGCCTGA